Proteins encoded within one genomic window of Pseudalkalibacillus sp. SCS-8:
- a CDS encoding D-glycerate dehydrogenase, translating into MDNPYVFITRKVPEETIQAIREVADVKMWDHEDKPVPRDILLEEAEQASGLYTMLTDQIDRELLNRAKILKVVGNLAVGYDNIDLDAATEHNVIVTNTPDVLTDTTADLAFALLMAAARRVTEAERYIADGKWVNWSPLLLAGHDIHHKKIGIVGMGRIGETVAKRATGFEMDIQYHNRSRNERAEQELGAKYVSFDELIETSDFVVNLTPLTPETTGMFNGEVFSKMKKNAIFVNAGRGGSVVEDDLVKALEQKELAGAGLDVFEKEPIQKDHPLMKLPNVVCLPHIGSSSIETRMEMCRLTSRNIRNVLLGEKPETPVNWNR; encoded by the coding sequence ATGGACAACCCTTATGTATTTATCACCAGAAAAGTTCCTGAAGAAACAATCCAAGCAATCCGAGAAGTAGCGGATGTGAAAATGTGGGATCATGAGGACAAGCCCGTTCCGAGGGATATTCTTTTGGAGGAAGCGGAACAAGCTTCAGGTTTATATACAATGCTTACCGATCAAATCGACCGAGAGTTGTTGAACAGGGCGAAAATCCTGAAGGTCGTCGGAAATCTAGCAGTCGGCTACGATAATATCGATCTTGATGCAGCAACGGAGCACAATGTCATTGTGACCAATACACCAGATGTTCTTACGGATACGACTGCGGATTTAGCATTTGCGCTTCTGATGGCTGCAGCAAGAAGGGTGACTGAAGCAGAACGTTATATTGCTGATGGGAAATGGGTGAATTGGAGTCCTTTATTGCTTGCAGGGCATGATATCCATCATAAGAAAATCGGTATTGTCGGAATGGGCCGCATCGGTGAGACTGTAGCAAAACGAGCGACCGGTTTTGAAATGGATATCCAGTACCATAACCGATCTAGAAATGAACGTGCTGAACAAGAATTGGGTGCAAAATATGTATCCTTTGATGAATTGATTGAGACCTCTGATTTTGTTGTGAATCTAACACCTTTGACCCCTGAGACAACAGGAATGTTTAATGGTGAGGTGTTCAGTAAAATGAAGAAGAATGCAATCTTCGTCAATGCTGGACGAGGAGGATCTGTCGTGGAAGACGATCTGGTAAAAGCGCTCGAACAAAAGGAGCTTGCAGGAGCAGGACTTGATGTGTTCGAAAAAGAACCGATTCAAAAGGATCACCCACTCATGAAGCTTCCGAATGTTGTTTGCCTACCGCATATCGGAAGCTCAAGCATTGAAACGAGGATGGAGATGTGCCGGTTGACGTCCCGGAATATCCGAAATGTTTTATTAGGTGAAAAACCTGAAACCCCAGTAAACTGGAACAGGTGA
- a CDS encoding DUF86 domain-containing protein — protein sequence MYFVDRKKIEEHLQFMGDCLETLENATFDESKKDMYSLERIAHMLVESMLDVGNSMIDGFIMRDPGSYEDIIDILEDEKVVPADHADQLKKVIALRKPLVQAYTRIDHSHVHQTLTENLDAMKAFPQQVRTYLTEELGPVSAFLPEE from the coding sequence ATGTATTTTGTTGATAGAAAGAAAATCGAAGAGCACTTGCAATTCATGGGTGACTGTTTGGAAACCCTCGAAAATGCTACTTTTGATGAGAGCAAAAAGGATATGTATTCACTCGAGCGAATTGCACATATGCTGGTTGAATCGATGCTGGATGTAGGAAACAGCATGATTGATGGATTCATCATGAGGGATCCAGGAAGCTATGAGGATATTATCGATATTTTAGAGGATGAGAAGGTCGTACCGGCTGATCATGCAGATCAGCTCAAAAAAGTCATCGCCCTTCGTAAACCACTCGTCCAAGCCTACACACGGATCGATCATTCTCATGTTCATCAAACATTGACGGAGAATTTAGATGCGATGAAGGCGTTCCCTCAGCAGGTAAGGACATACCTGACAGAGGAATTAGGCCCGGTAAGTGCTTTCCTTCCAGAAGAATAG
- a CDS encoding NifU family protein yields the protein MREQVEEVLDKLRPFLLRDGGDVELVDIEDGIVKVRLMGACGSCPSSTITLKAGIERALLEEVPGVTELEQVF from the coding sequence ATGCGTGAACAAGTCGAAGAGGTCCTTGATAAGTTACGCCCGTTCCTACTTCGTGACGGTGGAGACGTTGAGCTCGTCGATATCGAAGACGGAATTGTAAAAGTTCGTTTAATGGGAGCATGCGGAAGCTGCCCTAGTTCAACCATTACGCTTAAAGCTGGAATCGAACGTGCACTTCTAGAAGAAGTACCTGGCGTAACCGAATTAGAACAAGTATTTTAA
- a CDS encoding phosphatidylglycerophosphatase A, with protein sequence MPEQNNTPEPQSKVEQKARTWLKDRGVSEDDIAELVYYLQKQYHPELTLETCKHNVDRVLAKREVQNAILTGIQLDVLAEEGNLEEPLLSILRKDEGLYGVDEIIALSIVNIYGSIGFTNYGYIDKQKPGILKYLNDKSTGECHTFLDDIVGAIAAAASSRLAHSASNSE encoded by the coding sequence ATGCCAGAACAAAATAATACTCCTGAACCGCAAAGCAAGGTTGAGCAGAAAGCACGAACATGGTTGAAAGACCGCGGCGTATCTGAAGATGACATTGCTGAACTTGTCTATTATCTTCAAAAGCAATATCATCCAGAGCTGACTCTAGAAACGTGCAAGCATAATGTCGATCGCGTACTTGCTAAACGTGAAGTACAAAATGCGATTCTAACAGGGATCCAACTCGACGTTCTTGCTGAGGAAGGTAACCTTGAGGAGCCTTTACTTAGCATTTTAAGAAAAGATGAAGGGCTCTATGGAGTGGATGAAATCATCGCCTTATCCATCGTCAACATCTATGGATCAATCGGTTTTACCAATTATGGTTACATCGACAAGCAAAAACCAGGCATTTTAAAATACCTTAATGATAAGTCAACCGGCGAGTGTCATACATTCCTCGATGATATTGTAGGAGCGATTGCAGCTGCCGCTTCCAGCCGCCTTGCCCACAGCGCTTCAAATTCCGAGTAG
- a CDS encoding EAL domain-containing protein: MNNQLKEWLAFFKHLFATNQSLRFFPPHFWLRNPVISILNQAYKKDNTTAVIVFDVQTYKHQIEQFGRVYVQQFERDIRQQFKKVVTETVKDEEILFLQQFWGDDIVLLLSLDSEQQVISLIESYIEQIKKNINKHFFAYKEEDQDSFLTGYMVLDDETDNPFHTFLSAYQKALVMAKKGLGGKYNLMLHEIKDIIERENIDLYSQPIIDIEQLEVTAWEVLTRGPEDTIYQNPLQLFSMARQTNLLYPLELLVIRKALRQMKGHETLFINVTPMTIAHKHFIEDVDAIIAENSYINPAQIVFEITERESIDRYPHLKQTIEGLRERKIRIALDDTGAGYASLNSISSLRPDIIKIDRSLIENIDGNKLKESMLQGLLLIAKEADALVVAEGIETAEEASVMKRNGVHMVQGFYFARPRLIPTPSV, translated from the coding sequence TTGAACAATCAACTGAAAGAATGGCTTGCATTTTTCAAGCACCTTTTTGCAACAAATCAGAGCCTCAGGTTTTTCCCACCCCATTTTTGGTTGAGGAATCCGGTCATCTCAATCTTGAATCAAGCCTACAAAAAGGATAATACGACTGCCGTAATCGTGTTTGATGTGCAGACTTATAAGCATCAAATCGAGCAATTCGGAAGGGTGTATGTCCAACAATTTGAAAGAGACATCCGGCAACAGTTCAAGAAGGTAGTCACCGAAACAGTAAAGGATGAAGAGATCCTCTTCCTGCAACAATTCTGGGGGGATGATATCGTCCTATTGCTATCACTGGACTCTGAACAACAGGTCATCAGCCTGATTGAAAGCTACATAGAACAAATAAAGAAAAATATAAATAAACATTTCTTCGCCTATAAAGAAGAGGACCAAGACAGTTTTCTTACTGGATATATGGTATTGGATGACGAAACGGATAATCCCTTTCATACTTTTCTAAGTGCCTATCAGAAAGCACTTGTTATGGCCAAGAAGGGTCTAGGTGGAAAGTACAACCTGATGCTACATGAAATAAAGGACATTATTGAACGGGAAAATATAGATTTATATTCCCAGCCGATCATCGACATTGAGCAGTTGGAGGTGACAGCCTGGGAAGTATTGACGCGAGGGCCTGAGGATACGATTTATCAAAATCCGTTGCAGCTGTTCAGCATGGCACGTCAAACGAACCTGTTGTATCCACTTGAACTTTTAGTGATCAGAAAAGCTCTCCGTCAGATGAAAGGTCACGAAACATTGTTTATCAATGTGACACCGATGACGATTGCGCACAAACATTTCATTGAGGATGTAGATGCGATTATCGCTGAAAATTCTTATATCAATCCTGCTCAGATCGTGTTCGAAATTACGGAGCGGGAATCGATTGACCGATATCCTCATCTCAAACAAACGATCGAAGGACTTCGTGAAAGGAAGATCAGGATTGCCCTTGACGATACAGGGGCAGGTTATGCTAGCTTAAATTCGATTTCTTCTCTCCGTCCTGATATTATTAAAATAGATCGCTCATTAATTGAAAATATTGATGGGAACAAGCTGAAAGAGTCCATGCTGCAAGGTCTGCTGCTTATTGCGAAGGAAGCGGATGCCCTCGTTGTAGCAGAAGGCATTGAGACTGCAGAAGAAGCATCTGTCATGAAAAGGAACGGCGTTCATATGGTCCAAGGATTCTATTTTGCCCGTCCAAGGCTGATTCCGACCCCTTCAGTCTAA
- a CDS encoding TIGR01457 family HAD-type hydrolase, which produces MKYKGYLIDLDGTMYRGKEQIQEAVDFVKDLKENGTPYLFITNNSANTRQQVTERLQKFGVPAQPEHVFTSSMATAEYIRRETKKAKIFMIGEQGLRDALEGAGCEIVEDEEADYVVMGIDRSLTYQKLETACLAVRKGAKLLSTNKDVAFPTDRGLVPGNGALTSVVAVSTGVDPVFIGKPEPIIMELAMQKLNLPKKHVLMIGDNYHTDILAGRNAGIDTLLVYTGVTRQVDDISPDERPTYTVDSLDLWDVHKE; this is translated from the coding sequence ATGAAATATAAAGGTTATTTGATTGACTTAGACGGAACGATGTATCGGGGAAAAGAGCAAATCCAGGAAGCAGTAGATTTCGTAAAGGATTTGAAGGAGAACGGAACCCCTTATCTTTTCATTACCAACAATTCAGCAAACACACGCCAACAGGTGACGGAACGTTTACAAAAATTCGGGGTTCCTGCACAACCTGAGCATGTATTTACTTCTTCCATGGCTACTGCGGAATACATAAGACGTGAAACGAAGAAGGCAAAAATCTTCATGATTGGCGAACAAGGTCTTCGGGATGCGTTGGAAGGTGCTGGCTGTGAAATCGTTGAAGATGAAGAAGCAGATTACGTTGTTATGGGGATTGATCGGAGTCTTACGTATCAGAAGCTGGAAACAGCTTGTTTGGCAGTCCGGAAAGGAGCTAAATTGCTCTCGACGAATAAGGATGTCGCCTTTCCAACAGATCGTGGGCTTGTTCCAGGTAATGGTGCGCTAACCTCTGTAGTAGCTGTATCAACAGGAGTTGATCCTGTCTTCATTGGCAAACCAGAACCGATCATCATGGAATTGGCCATGCAGAAACTGAACCTACCGAAAAAGCACGTCCTAATGATTGGTGATAATTATCACACGGATATTCTAGCTGGTAGGAATGCAGGGATTGATACGTTGTTAGTGTATACAGGGGTAACGAGACAGGTCGATGATATATCGCCGGATGAGCGGCCGACATATACCGTCGATTCACTCGATTTGTGGGATGTCCATAAAGAATAG
- the yutH gene encoding spore coat putative kinase YutH has translation MLEREIYHHFNLYVDRKTHIGGYEGFRAQGKYYILVPAPNIHQQNLQEMQALVSYLMERGEKDLPVWVPNQRGRVVSRVEGQDVLLFELPQFEKGERGTIGKQLARFHKAGEHFNMMSEDLLRYNEWVTLWASRLDHLKEKYEHISANGPQGEFDALFYESFPYYEGLTENAIQYIVDYEWDRGGKEEGSYTITHERFHGGSWIPVKEDHNLYMKLPMNLVIDHPVRDIAEYIRFLVTQQAPGSEIASFLDDYTQVKPLTRGGWRLLYGRLLYPATYLDVVESYYNTSRSHERNSLLGNLKYVLAVEENHESFMKNFFNISSLPRSVVNIEPVGWLTKS, from the coding sequence TTGTTAGAACGTGAAATATATCACCATTTCAATCTATATGTGGATCGGAAGACTCATATTGGGGGATACGAGGGCTTTCGAGCACAAGGGAAATACTATATTCTTGTACCTGCTCCAAATATCCATCAGCAAAATCTGCAAGAGATGCAAGCACTCGTATCGTATTTGATGGAAAGAGGGGAAAAAGATCTGCCTGTTTGGGTCCCTAACCAAAGGGGAAGGGTGGTTTCAAGGGTAGAAGGACAGGACGTACTGCTTTTTGAACTCCCGCAATTTGAAAAAGGGGAAAGGGGAACGATCGGAAAGCAACTCGCTCGATTCCATAAAGCGGGCGAGCATTTTAACATGATGAGTGAAGATTTACTTCGATACAATGAATGGGTGACCCTGTGGGCATCACGCCTGGATCATTTGAAGGAAAAGTACGAACACATTTCTGCCAATGGTCCGCAAGGTGAATTTGATGCTTTGTTTTACGAATCATTCCCGTACTATGAGGGTTTGACGGAAAATGCGATTCAATATATCGTCGATTATGAGTGGGATCGCGGTGGGAAGGAAGAGGGAAGCTATACCATAACGCATGAGCGGTTTCATGGAGGGTCATGGATACCAGTCAAGGAAGACCATAATCTATATATGAAATTGCCGATGAATCTAGTCATCGATCATCCTGTCCGGGATATAGCTGAATACATTCGGTTTCTTGTAACCCAACAAGCACCAGGGAGTGAGATTGCATCCTTTTTAGATGACTACACCCAAGTGAAACCTCTAACTAGAGGAGGATGGCGTCTCCTTTATGGAAGGCTGTTGTATCCAGCGACTTATTTGGATGTCGTCGAATCGTATTACAATACATCTCGATCCCATGAACGAAACAGTTTGCTCGGTAACTTGAAATATGTGCTGGCTGTGGAAGAAAACCATGAATCCTTCATGAAAAATTTCTTCAATATCAGTTCGTTACCAAGGAGCGTCGTAAACATCGAGCCTGTCGGCTGGCTTACCAAATCGTAA